In Geminocystis sp. NIES-3709, a single genomic region encodes these proteins:
- the secE gene encoding preprotein translocase subunit SecE produces MTNKETVKAKNVSQSDTENNNANNANFVEETKQELAKVVWPSRQQLLSESVAVILMVTLVATLIYLVDKVFGWAAGKVF; encoded by the coding sequence GTGACAAATAAAGAAACTGTCAAGGCTAAAAATGTTAGTCAGTCCGATACTGAGAATAACAATGCCAATAATGCTAATTTTGTCGAGGAAACAAAGCAAGAATTAGCCAAAGTGGTTTGGCCTTCCCGTCAACAGTTACTCAGTGAGTCCGTAGCAGTAATACTTATGGTAACATTAGTTGCTACTCTAATTTATCTAGTAGATAAAGTGTTTGGCTGGGCGGCTGGGAAGGTGTTTTGA
- the rplS gene encoding 50S ribosomal protein L19, protein MNANAIIRSIEAEYLKDKSSLPSINVGDTIKVGVRIQEGGKERVQPFEGTIIAMRNGGINETITVRRVFQGVGVERVFMIHSPVVANIQVIRRGKVRRAKLYYLRDRVGKATRIKQRFDRPVEGKTTTKK, encoded by the coding sequence ATAAATGCAAATGCGATAATTCGGTCGATCGAGGCTGAATATCTGAAAGACAAAAGTTCATTACCCTCCATAAATGTTGGTGACACCATTAAAGTCGGTGTCCGCATTCAAGAGGGTGGTAAAGAAAGAGTACAACCCTTCGAGGGTACAATTATCGCTATGCGTAATGGCGGTATTAACGAAACGATTACCGTGAGACGAGTTTTTCAAGGTGTTGGTGTGGAAAGAGTCTTCATGATTCATTCTCCCGTAGTAGCTAACATTCAAGTAATCCGTCGTGGTAAAGTCAGACGAGCAAAACTTTACTATCTCAGAGATAGAGTTGGTAAAGCTACCCGCATTAAACAACGTTTCGATCGTCCTGTGGAAGGAAAAACCACCACAAAAAAATAG
- a CDS encoding metallophosphoesterase: protein MLTLSVLGFLIYIYQIEPQWIEIKNIELSLPNLDQEFVGWKIVQITDIHINDWMTEKRLKNIIELVNKQSPDIVFLTGDFFSQNTTYVERIDGSFVSLEKRKPLSLSKKLLHKLGFIDSEVTTHSFVKDQEILTRTLKKLTPKYKSFSVLGNHDYATDVTLVEQALKDSNIINLKNEIYTFKKNTGILNIAGVDSVSFSKDKLKPILKKLPDKGVNILLVHEPDYAKRSSFTHRFQLQLSGHSHGGQVRIPFFGAPLLPPHGRIYTQGLYKVRDMIQYTNRGVGMAYPYIRFNCRPEITVFTLR from the coding sequence ATGCTCACTTTAAGTGTATTAGGTTTTTTGATTTACATTTATCAAATAGAACCTCAGTGGATAGAAATTAAAAATATTGAACTTAGTTTACCTAATTTAGATCAAGAATTTGTAGGTTGGAAAATAGTACAAATTACTGATATTCATATCAACGATTGGATGACAGAAAAAAGACTAAAAAATATCATAGAATTAGTTAATAAACAATCTCCTGACATCGTTTTTCTTACTGGAGATTTTTTCTCTCAAAATACCACTTATGTAGAAAGAATAGATGGAAGTTTTGTCTCTTTAGAAAAAAGAAAACCGTTATCTTTATCTAAAAAATTATTACATAAATTAGGTTTTATTGATTCTGAAGTAACAACTCATTCTTTTGTCAAAGATCAAGAAATATTAACTAGAACCCTAAAAAAACTAACTCCTAAATATAAAAGTTTTTCAGTATTAGGTAATCATGATTATGCCACCGACGTAACTTTAGTTGAACAAGCCTTAAAAGATAGTAATATTATTAATTTAAAAAATGAAATTTATACCTTTAAAAAAAATACTGGTATTCTTAATATTGCAGGAGTTGATAGTGTCTCTTTTAGCAAAGATAAATTAAAACCAATATTAAAAAAATTGCCCGATAAAGGAGTGAATATTCTCTTAGTTCATGAACCAGATTATGCAAAAAGAAGTTCTTTTACTCATCGCTTTCAGTTACAATTATCAGGCCATTCCCACGGTGGACAAGTTCGTATTCCTTTTTTCGGAGCTCCTTTATTACCTCCTCATGGCCGCATATATACACAAGGTTTATATAAAGTTAGAGACATGATTCAATACACCAATAGAGGGGTTGGTATGGCTTATCCCTATATTCGATTTAATTGCCGACCAGAAATTACTGTTTTTACGCTACGCTAA
- a CDS encoding DUF6444 domain-containing protein, with the protein MKVETQILQIISLQKENQRLREENQGLKELIAELKKGLERNSQNSSKPPSSDGLKKPPRTRSLRGKSDKKNGGQVGHLGKTLEKVSKPDHVIKHPTLSCCDNCGCSTHSAKLVSTIIRQVFELPKPKIEVIEHQVEVKQCGQCGKKI; encoded by the coding sequence ATGAAAGTCGAAACCCAGATACTGCAAATAATTAGCTTACAAAAAGAAAATCAACGACTGCGTGAAGAGAATCAGGGGTTGAAAGAACTTATAGCAGAACTAAAGAAGGGTTTGGAAAGGAATAGTCAAAATAGTTCCAAACCTCCATCTAGTGATGGATTGAAAAAACCGCCTCGAACAAGAAGTCTAAGAGGGAAAAGTGATAAAAAAAACGGTGGGCAAGTGGGACACCTTGGTAAGACTTTGGAGAAGGTATCAAAACCAGATCATGTGATTAAACATCCAACTCTCTCTTGTTGTGATAATTGTGGTTGTTCCACCCACTCAGCTAAATTAGTTTCAACCATTATTCGACAAGTATTTGAGCTACCAAAACCGAAAATAGAAGTCATCGAACATCAAGTAGAAGTCAAACAATGTGGTCAATGTGGGAAGAAAATATAA